From Sporosarcina sp. Te-1, the proteins below share one genomic window:
- a CDS encoding GNAT family N-acetyltransferase, translating into MHLREWTIEEQEQLIHFLTTNTWPFHGNAHLERDLIEKTIEEGGYESDEVKTFWVENESGDIVGIVKIYDLQDEIPLFDLRIADRYRGFGYGPKALRLVTEYVFGLPEEKIRLEGHTRQDNLAMRKTFERAGFVKEAHLRNAWFSPKENSYYDAVTYGMTREDFLAGTTTPVQWEDEQYSKKIGVKRIPSFPDRFESERLFIRMPEMGDALDVWNAQRNSLPALREWMIWAQSMPELATVEESLRKSIAEFITRDDLRLHLFLKETGEFIGSSGLHRINWEIPKFEIGYWIDTRFEGHGYVTEAVNRITRFAFEELGANRVEIHCDEKNVKSRSVAERAGYELEGLFRQDSLSADGKQLRNTCIYAKIEIDSK; encoded by the coding sequence ATGCATTTGAGAGAATGGACGATCGAGGAGCAGGAGCAACTGATCCATTTCTTGACGACCAACACGTGGCCGTTCCATGGCAATGCCCATTTGGAACGGGACTTGATTGAAAAAACAATTGAAGAGGGCGGCTATGAATCCGATGAGGTAAAAACTTTCTGGGTGGAGAATGAATCCGGCGATATTGTCGGCATCGTGAAAATTTATGATCTGCAGGATGAAATTCCGCTTTTCGATCTTCGTATCGCTGACCGCTATCGTGGATTCGGTTATGGACCGAAAGCGTTGCGGCTCGTTACGGAATATGTATTTGGACTGCCGGAAGAGAAGATCCGCCTGGAAGGGCATACGAGGCAGGATAACTTGGCAATGCGTAAAACATTTGAACGGGCAGGGTTTGTAAAAGAGGCACATTTACGAAATGCATGGTTTTCGCCAAAGGAAAACTCCTATTATGATGCGGTGACGTACGGGATGACGCGCGAGGATTTCCTAGCCGGCACGACAACGCCGGTCCAGTGGGAGGATGAGCAATACAGCAAGAAAATCGGTGTGAAACGGATACCGAGTTTTCCTGATCGTTTCGAATCGGAACGACTGTTTATCCGGATGCCGGAGATGGGGGATGCGCTGGATGTGTGGAATGCGCAACGCAATTCGCTGCCTGCCTTGAGAGAGTGGATGATATGGGCGCAGTCCATGCCAGAATTAGCAACGGTAGAGGAAAGCTTGCGGAAATCGATTGCGGAATTCATTACGAGAGATGATTTGCGCCTGCATCTGTTTTTGAAAGAAACGGGTGAATTCATTGGCTCATCAGGTTTGCATCGAATTAATTGGGAGATACCGAAGTTTGAAATCGGCTACTGGATTGACACAAGATTTGAAGGGCACGGCTATGTAACGGAAGCGGTAAACCGGATTACCCGTTTCGCATTCGAGGAGCTCGGGGCCAACCGGGTGGAAATTCATTGCGATGAAAAGAATGTGAAGAGCAGATCGGTCGCCGAACGGGCTGGCTATGAGCTGGAAGGCCTCTTTCGGCAAGATTCATTGTCTGCGGATGGAAAACAGTTACGAAATACGTGTATCTATGCGAAAATAGAAATAGATTCAAAATGA
- a CDS encoding heavy metal translocating P-type ATPase — protein MTTMDKKEFRLENLSCANCAMKFENNIKKLPSVSDAQVNFGASKLSINGEATMEELEAAGAFDGIKVVPLTQRKVVKKVPFFKRKENIVTALSLVFLIAGLAVSHIGNAAVAGVILYGISILVGGVGIFKTGFMNLLRLEFDMKTLMTIAIIGAAIIGEWQEAAVVVFLFAVSEALEAYSMNKARQSIQQLMDIAPPTALVKRAGRLVELETEQILVGDIMLVKPGQKIAMDGIVISGKSTVNQAAITGESVPVLKELDDEVFAGTLNEEGALEVKVTKLVHDTTIAKIIHLVEDAQAEKAPSQKFVDKFAKYYTPIIILIAFLVAIVPPLFGGEWHQWIYQGLAVLVVGCPCALVVSTPVAIVTAIGNAARKGVLIKGGIYLEEMGRLDAVAFDKTGTLTKGYPEVTDFLAAASVDTIKLLGKIAAVESMSQHPLARAIVQFAKAEGAEQVQVEHFQSVTGKGALADVAGEMVQIGSLQWISDLAEVPQDVLKQASTVQNEGKSVMACAVAGEFQALIAVADPVRQESQSVLERLKSVGIRHTVMLTGDHETTARAIAETIGVTDVRAGLMPEDKLTAIKDLKNRYGRVAMVGDGINDAPALAASSIGIAMGGAGTDAALETADIALMADDLNQLPYTMKLSRKTLQIIKENIMFALGLKIVALLLIIPGWLTLWIAIFADMGATLLVVLNSLRLMRIQK, from the coding sequence ATGACCACAATGGATAAGAAGGAATTCCGTCTGGAGAATCTTAGCTGTGCCAATTGTGCAATGAAGTTCGAGAACAATATTAAAAAGCTTCCCTCCGTTTCCGACGCTCAAGTAAATTTTGGGGCTTCCAAACTATCAATCAACGGCGAAGCGACAATGGAAGAGTTGGAAGCGGCCGGTGCATTTGACGGAATCAAAGTCGTACCGCTAACGCAAAGGAAAGTGGTGAAGAAAGTACCGTTTTTCAAACGGAAGGAGAATATTGTCACCGCCTTGTCGCTCGTCTTCCTGATAGCGGGACTGGCAGTCTCCCATATAGGTAACGCTGCAGTGGCCGGTGTAATTTTATATGGCATCTCGATTCTTGTTGGCGGGGTAGGAATCTTCAAAACAGGTTTCATGAATTTACTTCGTCTTGAATTCGACATGAAGACGCTGATGACCATCGCTATTATTGGAGCAGCCATCATTGGCGAATGGCAGGAAGCTGCAGTCGTCGTGTTCCTATTTGCGGTGAGTGAGGCGCTGGAAGCGTATTCGATGAACAAAGCGAGACAATCCATCCAGCAGCTAATGGATATCGCACCGCCTACTGCACTGGTGAAACGGGCTGGCCGATTAGTTGAACTGGAAACCGAACAAATTTTAGTTGGGGATATAATGCTGGTCAAGCCGGGTCAGAAGATTGCGATGGATGGCATTGTTATTTCAGGGAAGTCAACCGTGAATCAGGCCGCGATCACCGGAGAATCCGTCCCTGTATTGAAGGAATTGGACGATGAGGTGTTTGCTGGCACGTTGAATGAAGAGGGTGCACTTGAGGTCAAGGTGACGAAGCTTGTCCATGATACGACCATTGCCAAGATTATTCACCTGGTGGAAGATGCGCAGGCCGAGAAAGCGCCGTCCCAGAAATTTGTGGACAAATTCGCTAAATACTACACGCCGATCATTATTTTGATTGCATTCCTTGTTGCCATTGTGCCTCCACTATTCGGCGGGGAATGGCATCAATGGATCTATCAGGGGCTTGCGGTACTCGTTGTTGGCTGTCCATGCGCCCTTGTTGTCTCGACGCCTGTCGCCATTGTGACGGCGATCGGCAATGCCGCCCGGAAAGGTGTCTTGATTAAAGGCGGTATTTACTTGGAAGAAATGGGACGTTTGGATGCTGTTGCATTCGACAAGACGGGTACACTGACGAAAGGCTATCCGGAAGTGACGGATTTTTTAGCGGCAGCATCAGTTGATACGATTAAGCTGCTTGGCAAGATTGCTGCGGTCGAATCCATGTCCCAACATCCGCTTGCCAGAGCAATAGTTCAGTTTGCGAAAGCGGAAGGGGCGGAACAAGTACAGGTTGAACATTTCCAATCAGTAACGGGCAAGGGGGCGCTGGCCGATGTGGCAGGAGAAATGGTCCAGATTGGAAGTCTCCAATGGATTTCTGATCTCGCAGAGGTCCCTCAGGATGTGTTGAAACAGGCAAGCACGGTGCAGAATGAAGGGAAATCAGTCATGGCTTGTGCGGTAGCGGGGGAGTTCCAAGCATTAATTGCCGTCGCAGATCCCGTTCGTCAAGAGAGCCAGAGCGTTCTGGAGCGGCTGAAATCTGTGGGAATCCGCCATACCGTCATGCTGACCGGCGACCATGAAACAACGGCGCGAGCAATTGCAGAAACGATTGGAGTAACAGATGTCCGGGCTGGCTTAATGCCCGAAGATAAGCTCACTGCTATCAAAGATCTAAAAAATCGTTATGGACGCGTTGCCATGGTCGGCGACGGTATCAATGACGCTCCGGCGCTTGCCGCCTCGTCAATCGGTATTGCCATGGGGGGAGCGGGAACGGACGCCGCTCTGGAAACGGCGGACATCGCTTTGATGGCCGATGACTTGAATCAATTGCCATATACGATGAAATTAAGCCGAAAAACATTGCAGATTATCAAAGAAAATATTATGTTTGCATTAGGCTTAAAAATTGTAGCGCTGCTGTTGATCATTCCAGGATGGTTGACGTTGTGGATCGCCATATTCGCGGATATGGGTGCAACGTTGCTCGTTGTATTGAATTCCTTGCGATTGATGCGCATCCAAAAGTGA
- a CDS encoding metalloregulator ArsR/SmtB family transcription factor produces MVNRDTCDVTIIHEEVVEEVRETLPDVTGMVQIFKALADETRLKIAYSLTMKEELCVCDVAAIIGSSNATASHHLRYLRENGLAKSEKKGKMVYYSLADHHVHDLLNISHDHATEG; encoded by the coding sequence ATGGTGAATCGGGATACTTGTGATGTAACAATCATTCACGAGGAAGTTGTTGAAGAAGTAAGAGAGACTCTTCCTGATGTTACAGGAATGGTACAAATTTTCAAGGCGCTGGCGGATGAGACACGCCTCAAAATTGCCTATTCTTTAACGATGAAAGAGGAGTTATGTGTTTGCGATGTGGCGGCCATTATCGGCTCTTCCAATGCAACGGCCTCCCATCATTTACGATATTTAAGGGAAAATGGACTGGCCAAATCGGAAAAGAAAGGAAAGATGGTTTACTATTCGCTTGCCGATCACCACGTCCATGACTTGCTGAACATTTCACATGACCACGCTACGGAGGGGTGA
- a CDS encoding P1 family peptidase, translating to MERGKWNAITDVPGVKVGHVTLEEQREEEYLCTGVTALLPHGGNVFEQKVRAASFVLNGFGKTAGLIQLEELGLLESPIMLTNTFSVAAVLEGTLRHMLEENPAIGDTTSTLNVVVGECNDSYLNSIRLLAVQPTHAIEAIKSAAEDPLSQGAVGAGKGMICYGAKGGIGSSSRLIPAEDRSYTVGVLTLTNFGKPEECRINEWLARNGLSSQEKVPTLDEPAARPDGSVIIVVATDAPVNERQLKRFAKRAAIGLGRTGTNVHNGSGDIIIAFSNAHPVSHTSNSMMAPPVAFLRDDHPIMNTLFEAVIDSTEEAVYQSLLHAETTEGRSGRTVQRWPFIEDGE from the coding sequence ATGGAACGCGGAAAGTGGAATGCAATTACTGACGTGCCTGGTGTCAAAGTCGGTCATGTCACGCTAGAAGAGCAACGCGAAGAAGAGTACTTATGCACAGGAGTCACCGCCCTACTGCCACACGGCGGGAATGTATTCGAACAAAAAGTCCGGGCTGCCAGCTTTGTCTTGAACGGCTTTGGGAAAACAGCGGGTTTGATCCAACTGGAGGAACTCGGTCTCCTTGAATCACCCATCATGCTGACGAATACATTCAGCGTCGCTGCGGTGCTCGAAGGGACGTTGCGGCACATGCTCGAAGAAAATCCGGCAATCGGCGACACCACAAGTACTCTAAACGTCGTCGTAGGAGAGTGCAATGACAGTTATTTGAACTCCATCCGGCTGTTAGCAGTACAGCCCACACACGCCATAGAAGCGATCAAATCGGCCGCGGAAGACCCCCTTTCGCAAGGAGCCGTCGGTGCAGGAAAAGGGATGATCTGCTACGGAGCAAAAGGCGGCATCGGCTCTTCCTCACGCCTCATTCCAGCGGAGGACCGGTCCTATACAGTCGGCGTGCTGACATTAACGAACTTCGGAAAACCGGAGGAATGCAGAATCAATGAATGGCTCGCTCGGAACGGATTGAGCAGCCAAGAAAAGGTTCCGACCTTGGATGAACCAGCAGCCAGACCGGATGGATCCGTCATTATCGTCGTCGCAACAGACGCCCCGGTAAACGAACGCCAACTGAAACGGTTTGCCAAACGGGCCGCCATCGGGCTGGGCCGCACCGGAACCAACGTCCATAACGGCAGCGGCGACATCATCATCGCCTTTTCCAACGCGCACCCGGTTTCCCATACAAGCAACTCCATGATGGCACCACCCGTCGCCTTCCTGCGGGACGACCACCCGATCATGAATACCCTGTTTGAAGCGGTGATTGACTCGACAGAAGAAGCCGTCTACCAATCCTTACTTCACGCCGAAACCACCGAGGGACGCAGCGGCCGCACTGTACAGCGGTGGCCGTTTATAGAAGATGGAGAGTGA
- a CDS encoding Na+/H+ antiporter subunit G, which translates to MSIEKIGEYAGAILILTGGIASVISVFGLIRMPDVYTRSHAATKSSTLAVLLTLSGAFLYFLSTEHFISVRLLLGIIFVFLTAPVAGHLIIRAAYRSNVKLADISTEDELYEVLHKKENEKETP; encoded by the coding sequence TTGAGCATAGAAAAGATCGGTGAATATGCAGGAGCCATTCTGATTTTGACAGGAGGCATTGCCAGTGTTATAAGCGTGTTCGGCCTCATCCGCATGCCCGATGTGTACACCAGATCCCACGCGGCAACGAAAAGTTCCACGCTGGCTGTCTTATTAACCTTATCTGGCGCATTTCTTTACTTCTTATCAACGGAGCATTTCATCAGTGTCCGCCTGCTGCTCGGTATCATTTTCGTCTTCCTCACAGCCCCGGTAGCCGGCCATCTCATCATCCGGGCTGCCTATCGCTCCAACGTAAAGTTGGCGGATATCTCGACAGAAGACGAACTATACGAAGTACTGCATAAAAAAGAAAACGAAAAGGAGACACCTTGA
- a CDS encoding Na(+)/H(+) antiporter subunit F1 produces the protein MIKLMLAISIILFAITIGIAVVRIILGPSMPDRVIALDVIGVNLIATIAVFSVIMKTKAFLEVILILGILSFIGTIAFSRSLERRVIVEHRKDR, from the coding sequence ATGATCAAATTGATGCTCGCCATATCCATCATTCTCTTTGCTATTACGATCGGCATCGCTGTCGTACGTATCATTTTGGGTCCTTCGATGCCTGATCGAGTCATTGCACTTGATGTCATCGGAGTGAACTTGATCGCGACCATCGCCGTATTTTCGGTCATTATGAAAACAAAAGCGTTCCTGGAGGTCATCCTAATCTTAGGGATCCTCTCCTTTATTGGCACAATCGCCTTTTCCAGATCGCTGGAGAGGAGGGTTATCGTTGAGCATAGAAAAGATCGGTGA
- a CDS encoding Na+/H+ antiporter subunit E, whose amino-acid sequence MPAQLLLNLFIAFLWMTLMDEDELNFTTFLTGFIVGIGIIFFMHRFFGTHFYLRRLYASIKLLFRFISELTQSSAIVLKQILSPRLNIKPGIFKYETELKSDVEVTMLSMLLTLTPGSVVMEVTPEGNVLYIHAMDVEQSREALLKQLRNFEKAIKEVTR is encoded by the coding sequence ATGCCTGCCCAGCTGCTATTAAATTTATTCATTGCTTTTCTGTGGATGACGTTAATGGATGAAGATGAATTGAATTTCACAACCTTTTTAACAGGTTTCATTGTCGGAATCGGTATCATCTTTTTCATGCATCGTTTTTTCGGTACCCATTTTTATTTGAGGCGGTTATACGCTTCGATTAAGCTGTTATTCCGGTTCATTTCGGAGCTGACGCAGTCCAGTGCGATTGTGCTAAAACAGATTCTTAGCCCCCGCTTGAATATCAAACCGGGTATTTTTAAATACGAGACCGAACTGAAGAGTGACGTGGAAGTGACCATGCTGTCCATGTTACTGACATTGACGCCCGGGTCGGTCGTGATGGAAGTGACGCCGGAAGGGAACGTCTTATACATTCATGCAATGGATGTAGAACAATCAAGGGAAGCATTGCTGAAACAGCTAAGGAATTTTGAAAAAGCGATCAAGGAGGTGACCCGCTGA
- a CDS encoding Na+/H+ antiporter subunit D produces the protein MNNFLVMPMVAPLLTGIILIFLRTNVMLQRILAMVSIVLTAGASVYILERIQLEGILRLDFGGWLPPYGILFVADSFSTLLVLTSSIVTGIVLLYSFASTARAEEKMFYYPFIFLLLAGVNGSFLTGDIFNLFVCFEVMLLSSYALITLGGRKVQLVESIKYISINVLSSWFFLLAIAYLYGAVGTLNMAHLSVRVAEVGQGPLLTVISLIFLIVFSLKAGLLLYFWLPGSYSSPPTAVAALFGALLTKVGIYAMFRVFTLIFYHEPGVTHTLIGVMAILTMIGGSIGALAFQDIRQIVSYNVIISVGFILIGLVVSTDSAFQGAVYYLIHDMISKALLFLLAGTMIYLTGKAKIEEMSGLIRNYPIVGWLFFITMLAIAGIPPLSGFIGKVLIGQGAIEAKAYVLLGVGFLSSIFVLYSLLRIFLNSFWGETIISEDEERPLKKGMAIPVVLLGILTVLLGFGPELLAPYVSDAANTLANPEVYIEAVMNGKE, from the coding sequence ATGAATAATTTTCTTGTCATGCCAATGGTTGCCCCATTACTTACAGGTATTATCCTGATTTTCCTGCGGACGAATGTGATGCTGCAACGGATATTGGCGATGGTTTCCATCGTCTTGACTGCAGGAGCTAGTGTTTACATATTGGAACGTATCCAACTGGAAGGCATCTTGCGTCTTGACTTCGGCGGGTGGTTGCCGCCGTATGGCATTCTGTTTGTTGCAGATTCCTTTTCGACGCTTCTCGTTCTCACGTCATCCATCGTGACGGGCATCGTGCTTCTGTATTCTTTTGCGTCCACTGCCCGGGCTGAGGAAAAGATGTTTTATTACCCATTCATCTTCTTACTGCTGGCTGGCGTGAATGGTTCCTTTTTAACCGGTGACATTTTTAACTTGTTTGTTTGCTTTGAAGTCATGCTGTTATCCTCCTATGCACTGATCACGTTGGGCGGTCGGAAGGTTCAATTGGTGGAATCAATTAAATACATATCGATCAATGTGTTGTCCTCCTGGTTCTTTTTGCTCGCGATCGCTTATTTATACGGAGCCGTCGGAACGTTGAATATGGCTCATTTATCGGTACGGGTGGCAGAAGTCGGGCAAGGCCCTTTGTTGACCGTCATTAGCTTAATTTTCTTGATCGTCTTCAGTTTGAAAGCCGGCCTCCTGCTGTACTTTTGGTTGCCGGGTTCGTACAGCTCTCCTCCCACAGCAGTCGCCGCGCTATTCGGCGCATTATTGACGAAGGTCGGCATCTATGCCATGTTCCGGGTGTTTACGCTGATTTTCTATCATGAACCGGGAGTGACCCATACGCTGATTGGCGTGATGGCGATCCTGACGATGATAGGAGGGAGCATTGGAGCGCTCGCCTTTCAAGACATCCGACAAATCGTTTCATATAATGTCATCATCTCAGTTGGGTTCATTTTAATCGGCTTGGTCGTCTCGACAGATTCGGCATTCCAAGGGGCCGTCTATTATTTGATCCACGATATGATCAGCAAGGCGCTCTTGTTCCTTTTGGCTGGCACAATGATTTACTTGACCGGCAAGGCGAAAATCGAGGAAATGAGTGGATTGATACGAAATTATCCGATTGTTGGCTGGTTATTTTTCATTACCATGCTGGCCATTGCCGGCATCCCGCCCCTTAGCGGTTTCATCGGGAAGGTGCTGATCGGCCAGGGAGCGATTGAAGCGAAGGCATATGTATTGCTGGGCGTCGGCTTTCTTTCCAGCATTTTCGTCCTGTATTCGCTGCTGCGGATCTTCTTAAATTCTTTCTGGGGTGAAACGATCATCAGTGAAGATGAGGAACGGCCTTTAAAAAAAGGAATGGCGATTCCGGTAGTGTTGCTCGGCATTTTGACGGTGTTGCTCGGCTTTGGGCCGGAACTGCTCGCGCCTTACGTGAGTGATGCCGCAAATACATTGGCGAATCCGGAAGTCTATATTGAGGCTGTGATGAATGGGAAGGAATGA
- a CDS encoding Na(+)/H(+) antiporter subunit C, with protein sequence METLITLLVGVLVTIAVYLLLSKNMIRVILGTAILSHAIHLLILTMGGLKKGGVPLIGDEPASYTDALPQALILTAIVISFAVTAFLLVLAYRTYKETGSDNLDTLRGVNDE encoded by the coding sequence ATGGAAACATTAATTACATTGCTCGTCGGGGTGCTCGTGACAATCGCAGTTTACTTGCTGCTTTCCAAAAACATGATCCGGGTCATTTTAGGAACGGCCATTTTATCGCATGCCATCCATCTGTTGATTTTAACAATGGGCGGTTTGAAGAAAGGCGGCGTTCCATTGATCGGAGATGAGCCGGCCAGTTACACGGATGCTTTGCCACAGGCCCTCATCTTGACAGCGATTGTCATCAGTTTTGCGGTCACTGCATTTTTGCTGGTCCTAGCGTATCGTACTTATAAGGAAACAGGCTCGGATAATCTCGATACATTGAGAGGGGTTAACGATGAATAA
- a CDS encoding Na(+)/H(+) antiporter subunit B, with translation MEINDVILKTVTRIVVFIILTFGIELFLSGHHEPGGGFIGGLVLSSAFVLLYLVHDIETVHNGIPFDFKKIAALGAFLAVGSGIVSVLFGTDFLGQGSRVFDLPIFGETEISSVIVFEAGVALTVVGVVVTIILSISEDV, from the coding sequence TTGGAAATTAATGATGTCATTTTAAAGACGGTCACCCGAATCGTTGTGTTCATCATTTTGACGTTCGGTATCGAGCTGTTCCTATCCGGCCACCATGAGCCGGGAGGCGGTTTTATCGGAGGCCTTGTCCTTTCTTCAGCTTTTGTCTTGCTGTATTTGGTGCACGATATTGAGACCGTACACAATGGGATTCCTTTCGATTTTAAAAAGATCGCTGCATTGGGAGCGTTTTTGGCGGTGGGCTCCGGCATTGTGTCCGTCTTGTTTGGTACAGACTTTCTTGGACAAGGTTCGCGGGTGTTTGATCTGCCGATTTTCGGGGAGACGGAAATTTCCTCTGTCATTGTCTTTGAAGCAGGTGTGGCATTGACAGTTGTTGGCGTGGTCGTCACGATCATATTAAGTATTAGTGAGGATGTGTAA
- a CDS encoding Na+/H+ antiporter subunit A, with protein sequence MLIVLLAIFFPFFMAFFVPFLYKRIQSKHIGWFVLLVPILLFILLASFVPAVAGGAHFTYTVHWIDSLGINFTTNLDGLSMIFGLLITGVGSLVILYSIYYLSEREALGRFYVYLLMFMGAMLGVVFSDNVMVLYVFWELTSISSFLLIAFWYHRKQSRYGAKKSMLITVTGGVAMLAGFLMLHALTGTFSLREMVGGIGSLDKTDPLFYMAMILILLGAFTKSAQFPFHIWLPDAMEAPTPVSAYLHSATMVKAGIYLVARFTPIFGGEAIWFYTVTCVGIFTLFWGSFNAVRQTDLKALLAYSTISQLGLIMSLLGIGSMAVSDSSGSNLLIFTAATFAGLFHLINHSTFKGALFMVVGIVDHELGTRDIRRLGGLMSFMPLTFTVALIGSFSMAGLPPFNGFLSKEMFFEAVVQLSQLDLVSNGALRVLIPVVAWIASVFTFIYSMIIVFKTFLGMPKSDRVDKEAHEPPIGMLIAPFVLSFLVVGIFIFPNLIGRFLLTPAMVAVFPMHRDLKGLVPHISAWHGVNPQLLMTVGVIVVGSLMYVSYKRWKRVYGIGPLRWNLDAVYNFFLLKTENGSNTLTTRYMTGYLRDYFVYIFSFFIAVAIGGLFWIGSLEIDLSKDAAVTVNEYIIIAVMMLAGLSILVAKSRKTAILLNGVLGYSIAILFVVLRAPDLALTQIVVETVTTVLFLLCFYFLPEWKREDTKRTTKLVNGFIAIAVGSIVTILALMVQGNKLFTSISFYFEDAYRLAGGKNIVNTILGDFRAFDTMLEVVVLLIAGIGVFSLIKLKAKKGEKDIGN encoded by the coding sequence GTTCCGTTCCTTTATAAACGGATACAAAGTAAGCATATCGGCTGGTTTGTATTACTCGTCCCCATTCTATTATTCATCCTATTAGCCAGCTTTGTGCCAGCGGTGGCCGGCGGCGCCCATTTTACATATACCGTCCATTGGATTGATTCACTGGGAATCAATTTCACGACGAATTTGGATGGCCTCAGTATGATCTTCGGCCTGCTCATTACGGGAGTCGGAAGTCTGGTGATCCTTTACTCCATATATTATTTGTCCGAACGGGAAGCACTCGGGCGTTTTTATGTGTATTTGCTTATGTTTATGGGAGCTATGCTCGGTGTCGTGTTCTCCGATAATGTTATGGTACTTTATGTTTTTTGGGAACTGACCAGTATTTCATCCTTTTTATTGATCGCTTTCTGGTACCATCGAAAGCAGTCGCGGTACGGAGCGAAAAAATCGATGCTCATTACTGTGACAGGCGGCGTGGCGATGCTGGCGGGATTTCTCATGCTGCATGCGCTGACCGGAACGTTCAGTTTGCGTGAAATGGTGGGCGGAATCGGAAGTCTGGATAAGACGGATCCCTTATTTTATATGGCGATGATTTTGATCCTTCTGGGTGCTTTTACAAAATCCGCGCAGTTTCCATTTCATATCTGGCTGCCTGACGCTATGGAAGCACCGACGCCGGTCAGTGCTTATTTGCACTCGGCGACAATGGTCAAAGCAGGAATTTATCTCGTAGCCCGCTTTACGCCGATATTCGGAGGAGAGGCCATATGGTTTTATACGGTTACGTGCGTTGGAATATTCACTCTGTTTTGGGGGTCGTTCAATGCCGTCCGTCAAACGGATTTAAAGGCTTTACTCGCCTACTCGACGATCAGTCAATTAGGACTCATCATGAGTTTGCTTGGTATTGGATCAATGGCTGTTTCAGACAGTAGCGGATCCAACCTTTTGATCTTCACCGCCGCTACTTTTGCAGGACTGTTCCATCTCATCAATCATTCTACCTTCAAAGGTGCGCTCTTTATGGTCGTTGGCATTGTCGATCATGAATTAGGTACGCGGGATATCCGGCGTTTGGGCGGTTTGATGTCATTCATGCCGTTGACATTTACCGTCGCGCTGATCGGCAGCTTTTCGATGGCGGGATTGCCGCCCTTTAACGGCTTTTTGAGCAAAGAAATGTTTTTCGAAGCAGTCGTACAGCTTAGCCAATTGGATCTCGTTTCGAATGGGGCTCTTCGTGTGCTCATACCCGTTGTAGCTTGGATCGCCAGTGTGTTCACGTTCATCTACTCCATGATTATCGTGTTCAAGACGTTTCTCGGTATGCCGAAATCGGATCGGGTCGATAAGGAGGCGCATGAACCGCCGATTGGCATGCTGATCGCACCATTCGTGCTGTCGTTTTTAGTCGTCGGAATCTTCATTTTCCCTAACCTGATCGGGAGGTTTCTGCTGACGCCAGCCATGGTAGCCGTGTTTCCGATGCATCGGGATCTGAAAGGACTGGTGCCTCATATTTCCGCATGGCATGGCGTGAATCCCCAATTGCTCATGACAGTGGGAGTCATTGTGGTCGGGAGTTTGATGTATGTATCATACAAACGGTGGAAAAGAGTATATGGGATCGGGCCGTTGCGTTGGAATTTAGATGCTGTCTATAATTTCTTCTTACTAAAAACGGAGAATGGTTCCAACACACTGACAACTCGTTATATGACGGGGTACCTTCGTGATTATTTCGTTTACATATTCTCCTTTTTCATTGCAGTAGCGATTGGCGGACTCTTCTGGATTGGGAGCTTGGAAATCGACTTATCTAAGGATGCTGCTGTGACAGTTAACGAATATATCATCATTGCTGTGATGATGCTTGCAGGTCTTTCCATTTTGGTGGCGAAATCCCGGAAAACAGCCATCTTACTGAATGGTGTCTTGGGGTATTCCATCGCCATCCTATTTGTTGTGCTACGGGCGCCAGATTTGGCATTGACCCAGATTGTGGTGGAAACTGTGACGACTGTATTATTTCTTTTATGCTTTTATTTCTTGCCGGAATGGAAGCGGGAGGATACAAAGAGAACGACAAAGCTCGTCAATGGCTTCATCGCAATAGCGGTCGGCTCGATTGTAACCATCCTCGCGCTGATGGTGCAGGGGAATAAACTATTTACGTCGATTTCCTTTTATTTCGAGGATGCATACCGTTTGGCAGGCGGCAAGAATATTGTGAATACGATATTAGGGGACTTCCGGGCCTTTGATACGATGCTGGAAGTGGTCGTCCTCTTGATTGCAGGGATCGGTGTCTTCTCTTTAATCAAATTGAAAGCAAAGAAAGGGGAGAAGGATATTGGAAATTAA